Proteins from a single region of Campylobacter sp. RM16704:
- a CDS encoding FecCD family ABC transporter permease, producing the protein MIKRFFIINLYWLIPFIFIIVSLRIGAYEISFEDIVKLLIAKINNCAYDEIINGVIFEVRLPRIISVVLVASALSVSGAIFQAIFRNPLADPYTLGVSNGAGFGASLAIVLSLGFILTQLSAVAFAILAVLLTFVFSFFGKNLSINLILSGMLISALFSSLLAFIKFIADPFDKLPEIVYWLMGTFSGSSYEKISYILPIYLIVFVFIYLYRYKINVLSMGDLQAQIFGVNARRDKIIIILLCTILTALAVSMCGIIGWVGIVVPHIVRILVGVDFRKIFPLSISIGICYLLLIDNICRSISVLEIPIGVVTGLLGLPLFLYFIYQKRFEYNAFRA; encoded by the coding sequence ATGATTAAAAGATTTTTTATTATAAATTTATATTGGTTAATTCCTTTTATTTTTATAATAGTTTCTTTAAGAATAGGAGCATATGAAATAAGTTTTGAAGATATCGTAAAGTTGCTAATTGCAAAAATCAATAATTGTGCTTATGATGAAATCATAAATGGTGTGATTTTTGAAGTAAGATTACCTCGTATTATTAGTGTTGTTTTAGTAGCGAGTGCTTTGTCTGTAAGCGGTGCTATATTTCAAGCTATTTTTAGAAATCCATTGGCTGATCCTTATACTTTGGGAGTTAGTAATGGAGCTGGATTTGGAGCTAGTTTGGCTATAGTTTTATCATTGGGATTTATATTAACTCAATTAAGTGCAGTTGCATTTGCTATTTTAGCTGTACTTTTAACTTTTGTTTTTTCTTTTTTCGGTAAAAATTTATCTATAAATTTGATTTTATCTGGTATGTTAATTAGTGCTTTGTTTTCATCTTTATTAGCTTTTATTAAATTTATAGCAGATCCTTTTGATAAACTTCCTGAAATTGTTTATTGGCTAATGGGAACTTTTTCAGGCTCAAGTTACGAAAAAATATCTTATATTTTGCCCATATATTTAATCGTTTTTGTTTTTATTTATTTGTATCGATATAAAATTAATGTTTTAAGCATGGGGGATTTACAAGCTCAAATTTTTGGAGTAAATGCTAGAAGAGATAAGATAATTATTATTCTCTTATGTACTATTTTAACCGCTTTAGCTGTTAGTATGTGTGGTATTATAGGGTGGGTTGGCATTGTTGTCCCACATATTGTGAGAATATTAGTTGGTGTAGATTTTAGAAAAATTTTTCCTTTAAGTATTTCCATAGGGATTTGTTATCTTTTGCTTATAGATAATATTTGTAGAAGTATTAGTGTTTTAGAAATTCCCATAGGAGTTGTTACCGGGCTATTAGGTCTTCCCTTATTTTTATATTTTATCTATCAAAAAAGGTTTGAATATAATGCTTTTAGAGCTTGA
- a CDS encoding iron siderophore ABC transporter, periplasmic substrate-binding protein — protein sequence MKFYKISFLLFVFCCSLYAKKEIWNFIDQADYNVSVKIPVEKIVVMQHHSIDILAQLGAYESIVGVEKDWEKNLGAYMKEVFPNIVNLKTPGSLEEWNIEEIIKLQPDVVIAASQANKQTVEKLKKMGIAVVVISLRAEGKQEEAQNPRLKNADKAYTEGLHWAINTLGKLTNKEERAKQLWEFAMQSREIIENKLKNIEDVNRVRVFIANENSKTYGNDKYVGIQLLKAGAINVAAKDIQGYKPYTFEQLLKYNPDVIIIQDRYKDVYNEFLKNKKYRLLKAVKEKNIILAPYWTKPFGNPNTDSIALGELWLAYKFYPDIISKNIVENRVKEFYKKFYNIEFNGSIE from the coding sequence ATGAAATTTTATAAAATATCATTCTTGTTATTTGTTTTTTGTTGTTCTTTATATGCAAAAAAAGAAATTTGGAATTTTATAGATCAAGCAGATTATAATGTTAGTGTAAAAATACCTGTAGAAAAAATAGTGGTAATGCAACATCATAGTATTGATATCTTAGCTCAATTAGGTGCTTATGAAAGTATAGTAGGAGTGGAAAAGGATTGGGAAAAAAATCTTGGGGCATATATGAAAGAAGTTTTTCCTAATATTGTAAATCTAAAAACTCCTGGAAGTTTGGAAGAGTGGAATATAGAAGAAATTATTAAATTGCAACCTGATGTCGTTATAGCAGCTTCTCAAGCTAATAAACAAACTGTAGAAAAACTTAAAAAAATGGGTATCGCTGTTGTTGTGATTTCTTTAAGAGCTGAAGGCAAGCAAGAAGAAGCACAAAATCCACGTTTAAAAAATGCGGATAAAGCATATACTGAAGGGTTGCATTGGGCTATTAATACTTTAGGGAAATTAACAAACAAAGAAGAGAGAGCTAAACAGCTTTGGGAGTTTGCAATGCAAAGTAGAGAGATTATAGAAAACAAATTAAAAAATATTGAAGATGTAAATCGTGTCAGAGTGTTTATTGCAAATGAAAATTCCAAAACTTATGGTAATGATAAATATGTTGGCATACAACTTTTAAAAGCTGGTGCTATTAATGTAGCGGCTAAGGATATTCAAGGTTACAAACCTTATACTTTTGAGCAGTTGTTAAAATATAATCCAGATGTTATTATTATTCAAGATCGCTATAAAGATGTTTATAATGAATTTTTGAAAAATAAAAAATATCGACTTTTAAAAGCTGTAAAAGAGAAAAATATTATTCTAGCTCCATATTGGACTAAACCGTTTGGAAATCCAAATACAGATTCTATTGCCTTAGGCGAATTGTGGTTAGCATATAAGTTTTATCCTGATATAATCTCGAAAAATATAGTTGAAAATAGAGTAAAAGAATTTTATAAAAAATTTTATAATATAGAATTTAATGGTTCTATTGAATGA
- a CDS encoding MBL fold metallo-hydrolase produces the protein MQILKKACGMYETNCYIIDHNNKQIIIDPGENAYKFIKENVSKPLAILNTHGHYDHVYDNAKVKKTYEIPLFIHKDDAFMLKDPFSYGFEHSNADVLVENENEFSIDEFKFKFHHFPGHTPGCCMIELVGEDVLFSGDFLFYRSIGRWDFPYSDAAKMKESLLKVLAYEKDFKLFPGHGEESTLKEEQKAIPAWLRYFH, from the coding sequence ATGCAAATTCTAAAAAAAGCTTGTGGAATGTATGAAACAAATTGTTATATTATAGACCATAATAACAAGCAAATTATAATTGATCCAGGTGAAAATGCTTATAAGTTTATCAAAGAAAATGTAAGCAAACCTTTGGCTATTTTAAACACTCATGGTCATTATGATCATGTATATGATAATGCCAAAGTTAAAAAAACTTATGAAATTCCACTTTTCATTCATAAAGATGATGCTTTTATGTTAAAAGATCCTTTTAGTTATGGTTTTGAGCATTCAAATGCTGATGTTTTAGTTGAAAATGAAAATGAATTTAGTATAGATGAGTTTAAGTTTAAATTTCATCATTTCCCAGGACATACTCCAGGGTGTTGTATGATAGAACTTGTGGGTGAAGATGTTCTTTTTAGTGGAGATTTTTTATTTTATCGTAGTATTGGTAGGTGGGACTTTCCTTACTCAGATGCAGCCAAGATGAAAGAGAGTTTGCTTAAAGTTTTAGCTTATGAAAAAGATTTTAAATTATTCCCAGGACATGGAGAAGAAAGCACTTTAAAAGAAGAACAAAAGGCGATTCCTGCTTGGTTAAGGTATTTTCACTAA
- a CDS encoding iron siderophore ABC transporter, ATP-binding protein: MLLELENVSFSYKEKKIFSHINFSYSHNDCNILCILGKNGAGKSTLLRCLCAHEKFEGSIKLNGKSVFSYTLRDLAKNIAYIPQKSFDFAFRVLDVVLMGRVPWIGYFSNPGKKDIEIALKNMEFLNILHLKDKNYLELSGGEQQMVMLASALTQESKVLVLDEPSAHLDFGNIQYFLKIILELSKNKKIIMSTHSPEHALILKAFVLVLEQERYYYGKAQEIITSKNMSNLYKISIEILKHKNSYSIFAI, translated from the coding sequence ATGCTTTTAGAGCTTGAAAATGTTTCTTTTTCTTATAAAGAAAAAAAGATCTTTTCTCATATTAATTTTTCATATTCACATAATGATTGCAATATTTTGTGCATATTGGGAAAAAATGGAGCAGGAAAGAGTACTTTATTAAGATGTCTTTGTGCTCATGAAAAATTTGAAGGAAGTATTAAATTAAATGGCAAAAGTGTATTTTCTTATACTTTACGTGATTTAGCAAAAAATATAGCTTATATCCCACAAAAATCATTTGATTTTGCTTTTAGAGTTTTAGATGTTGTTTTAATGGGTAGAGTTCCTTGGATAGGTTATTTTTCTAATCCAGGAAAAAAAGATATAGAAATAGCTTTAAAGAATATGGAATTTTTAAATATCTTGCATCTTAAAGATAAAAATTATTTAGAACTTTCTGGTGGTGAACAACAAATGGTTATGCTAGCTAGTGCCTTGACACAAGAAAGCAAAGTGTTGGTTTTGGATGAACCTAGTGCTCATTTAGATTTTGGAAATATACAATACTTTTTAAAAATCATTTTGGAACTTTCTAAAAATAAAAAAATTATCATGAGTACGCATTCTCCAGAACATGCTTTAATCTTAAAGGCTTTTGTTTTAGTATTAGAACAAGAAAGATATTACTATGGAAAAGCACAAGAAATTATCACGAGCAAAAATATGAGTAATTTATATAAAATTTCAATTGAAATTTTAAAACATAAAAATAGTTATTCTATTTTTGCTATATAA
- a CDS encoding NAD+ synthase, whose product MKYQKTLKDLIEFIENVCKKTKINNVVLGISGGIDSAVVAYLCKEAVQDKLFALLMPTKQSNKENLSDALMLCKKLNIKYQIIYIDDILQNFEKVIQNPTQLRIGNLAARVRMSLLYDYSALHNALVIGTSNKSELMLGYGTIYGDLACAFNPLATLYKSEVFELAKFMGVHENFIKKAPSADLWPNQSDEKDLGYKYEILDEVLKALENNQSLENFDENLKNLVLERVKNNAFKTKPPITLKNFDDLA is encoded by the coding sequence ATGAAATATCAAAAAACACTAAAAGATTTAATTGAATTTATTGAAAATGTTTGTAAAAAAACTAAAATAAATAATGTTGTATTAGGTATTAGTGGTGGGATAGATTCTGCTGTAGTAGCCTACCTTTGTAAAGAAGCAGTTCAAGATAAATTATTTGCCCTATTAATGCCCACTAAACAATCTAATAAAGAAAATTTAAGTGACGCTCTTATGCTTTGCAAAAAATTAAATATAAAATATCAAATTATTTATATTGATGATATTTTACAAAACTTTGAAAAAGTTATCCAAAATCCTACACAACTTCGCATAGGAAATTTAGCCGCAAGAGTGCGTATGAGTTTGCTTTATGATTATTCAGCCTTGCATAATGCTTTGGTAATAGGCACTTCTAATAAAAGTGAATTAATGCTTGGCTATGGGACTATTTATGGAGATTTAGCTTGTGCTTTTAACCCTTTAGCTACGCTTTATAAAAGCGAAGTTTTTGAGCTTGCTAAATTTATGGGTGTACATGAAAATTTTATCAAAAAAGCTCCAAGTGCTGATCTTTGGCCAAATCAAAGCGATGAAAAAGATCTTGGGTATAAATATGAAATTTTAGATGAAGTTTTAAAAGCTTTAGAGAATAATCAAAGTTTAGAAAATTTTGATGAGAATTTAAAAAATTTGGTCTTAGAGCGTGTGAAAAATAATGCTTTCAAGACAAAACCCCCAATAAC